The DNA window TGTATGTTGtccttgaaattttgaattcttatTGAGTATGTCTTCTTCAACTCTTTaacttttatgatatttatgatTTCCTATAATTTAGTGATAATTATCATGCTATTGTTCTAGTATAACTTATATGCTTTCACTCCTTATATGAAATCCTAAAGAGTAGACAAATAGATGGTGTTGGTAGGGTAGTGATGATCATGATTACGTCCCTGTTATGTAGTTTATGATTACAAGGCACAAGAGAAGGAGTGGTACATTTGCACCTTGATATATTGAGGATATACCTCCACCAGTTGAGGAAAAGCGTCAGGAATTAAGAGAGGAAATGTGGTTGGTGAAATAGGTGGAGGAGTAGCTAGCCCTGAATCTTCTATATAATTTCAACAACTTAGCCAAGCTATGTATGAAGACCTGGAAAAAAGTTTAATATGGAAAGAGATCAAAGAAAGGATAGAAATGTGCCATCATCATCCCATATTTTTTAAGGATTCAATGTGTCATTGAATGACTTTATGAAGTTGGCACCTTTTATCTTTATAAGGATGCGCAACTCAAAGGATCCTTAGAGATTCCTAGATGATATATGACAAAAATGTAATGCTTTGGGGGTGTATAAACCATCGGTTTATAAGTCTGGCATCATTCAGCTTTGGGGATGTGTTCATCTCTTAGTTTGAATATAGAAAAGGAGTGAGGCTGGTAAAGGATTAGTGGACTTAAAAAGAGTTTAACACCATGTTCTTAGACATATTTCTTATTTAGAGTGATAATAAGTATCATATAAGTattacaaatcaaaagaaattataatattttaaatacaaaatacaacATATTATAAGTGTTATAAAAGATTGCATTACCTAAAGAAAGTATTAAATAACTAAAACAAGGCAATGTCtagacaaaacataaaaataattcccATAATATCACAATGATTATAAAGAAACATAATTATTACATGTAAAATGTCATCTACCATAATTCACTTTATACTCACGCTTAAAATcttcactaaaaaattatttcacaaTAATTACCCATATTCTCTCAAAAAATCTAATTCTTTCAAATTCCtcaatttaaaactcaaacCTTCATCCATAATTAAACATccctaaataaaaacaaacactttaGGCTGGAAATTATCTCATCATAACACTTTTACTTTAACTCATTAAATTTCAACTTAACTAAAATGGCTTTCCAAACCTAACTCATCAATTTCTCAATTACACCACGCTAATTTAATATGTCCCTTAGTTTCTGACTACTGGACAACTAAGTTACAACTACATCCTATTACTCTCTGATTTCTTGGCTGTTAGGTTAAACCATTAACCCTTAGTTTCCGTAACTATAAACCACTAagttaaaatttctttttccttaatcTCCGCCACTATGAGCAATTAAGTCATAACACTAACCTTTAGATTCCATAATTACAAACAACtaagtttaaattttcattCCTTTAATCTCCAACTTCATGGATGATTAAGTTACTTCACTACCTTTTAGCTTTCATTTCTACGGACATCtaagttatatttttcataatacctTTATCCATTATAACCCATCACAAACTCATTTTAATCATATTCTCCAATAATCAATTTTATCCAATTCATGGTCTTAGTACTAACCTTTTATTTCCTTCTATTTTGTGAacattaatttaacaataaaatcaaacaactaAAGTAAACAAGTTTAAGGtagctgattagtacttaaaagtgtttttttatcaatgatttatatcatcattttgcacttgaagtatcaataactccttaacaaaagcatgttttataataacaagtctgacactataagatacctttaatttatggcaaatgttcatattaaatgcatgcctatcacataaatcaaagaattgTTTGATGAGTTTAGctactaaaatttaaaagacaaagagagggccaaacttagaaaagagatgctagttcagtccaaactggaacactgttcggtcattgggtcatatctggagctgtagatcttggatttaggtataCTCTATATGGATAGAATGCtaagatataggcctaaaattttcatgggagtccaagatttaaaaagatcgttttcaagttcaaattatagcaacaatggagaagtctgaatctgttctacagcccagacactgttcagtgttcagcccatatctcgagttttagaagtccaaatgatctcaatttGTTTCTTCCTAGAAaactgagataatttcctagaactgtCATGAGTtaagtattttcaaattcagatgttatcaatgacgttttgttcaaacaagaagataaggattgtcaccaagtcatatggccacccactaaacaattagttatcaaatcaatagttccaaattttggccctataaaaaaaggcatttaccatacatttagacatcttggttgttcaaatcaagatcctgctcttgctctctctctttatatttttacaatgcttaagttttgcttttattaatatcttgtttgtgcttttcatttctttttctttacttagttaacttgtatcttatttatatttttatcttgtttatttatttttctctttttcattatgtttagctaactttattatgtcaagatgaaaaggttacactaatggtgtaagaataagtataatataaactcaatatggactttaaagcttatatcctaaacaacttgctattaacatgtcttatcatttttatctaattaattcttaataccttgcttgttaaatggttaatctagatttttgttgtataacacttggtacaacaaatgcttgacactttcatagcccaaccgtatggtataacctacaactgtgctatgaaaggaacttgatttgttgttaacataagttagtatcatgaattcctgataatatttaaaagtttagtgttacttaaataagataattactatgatcatattaataatttataatgagctattaatgacaaatcatccgattgaaacctcctttgtgtgtggtttccagttgagtaataaaataagtttatactatacttgtttgaaataccattagtggattctctaacattgacatttgtttttattattgtttaatcctcatattaatcttacatctcaaagtcctctttaacttcttcttgttgttgttgttgttgttattcttgttgttattgttattgttgttgttgttgttgttgttgttgttgctgatgttgttgttgttgttgttgttgttgttgttgttgatatatataaatagaaagagagagagaaaaaaaagaaattagaatttaaaataaagaaaactgaaagagggaaagaaaagaagcaatgaGATGGAAAGATAAATGAAGGAGAAGAGagtgggaaaaaaaaggtttttaaggTAAGCATTATTCTTTTGTATGTACAATTGTTGTTGTTAGCTATGATTTTGAAGTTGTTGAGAATTAAGGATTTGAAGTTTGTGTTTTAAGTTTagttgatgaattaatttaattgttatggGTTAATTGCTATAGGTTTTAAAAGTATATGTTAAAATGTTAAAGATATGCCATTTTGGGGAAACTGGTAAATTTGGATTCTAAAATCTTGATCAGGCGGTCTACCGGTTTGTCTACAATAATTAACGGGTTGGCCCGATGGCTCTTGTCGACTGGTTTGTCAATTTCAATTGACCGCATTTCTTGATAGATTTAGTGAGCTGCTTGGTCAATTTTGATCGATTGATTGACCAAACAATGGAAGATGATTGATTCTTTTAAGTTTGGTCAGTTTGGGATCAATCgagttgatttgttttggttttataattatattttggtaTCTAATCTTAGAGTTGTAATCTCTTATGTTATTTGCTtcgagttatttttaatatgttttcttttgtgttAATATAATCCTTATATTAAACCTACTAAGCGTCAATAGGATTTCCTTGTGGTTATTGATCATCTTATAGTTTAGAGTATCATGCTCATtgcatattgattttttaacaagCCTTACCTCATGGTATCTCTTGTTATAGCTTGCTTCTAAAACTCTTCTTTAAAAGCATGAAGCCAAGCGTGTATATATTCCTCATTATTATATTCCCTTATAGGTATATATTGAATGTTATTTACTTATTAAGTTGTTGAATTTaccctttcatttttattttttaggcttATAGTTTTATTAATAGGTCATTTTTGTTGGACTttcataacttgttttttttttattattattgtaatcaaTACTATTTTCTTATGTCTAGTTAACGCTCCACATTTACTGAATTGTATTAAGGATTGTTTTAagatattgatttatattatagaattaattatGATATCAAATGTTGCATAGAACTCTGATTgagttaaaataaaagtttgtatGTATGTTTCGGTTTATCTAAGTAAGGAACCTGGAGAGGGTCTGGGGATCGAGTCATAATAGAGCCAACTTAGACCAACCCGTATTTTAAGAGATGGGGATATAATAgacaaatacaaagaaaattgaaaagaatcatgaagcttaatataaaaaaaaacctcaacctTGAAAATTAATTCCCAATTGATATAATgttcaaggataaaattaagaaaaaattcgttttataaattatattaaaaaaatgattccaaatattgaaggattaaatcaaaagaaaaatattaatttaaatgattagctaaaaaaacccaacaaagaaCGACAAGTAAAAGGAATCTAGATAACTAGGGTTATTTCATATCAACAAAAAActctacagaaaaaaaaataaataaaaataaccggACTTGGActctaatttaataaatactagaggatgaacataaaaaaaaaatttaagcaaaagaaaataaaataccaaGCAAACCGAGCATGAATCTCCTAAATTTGGTTCACAGCTCATGAAATCTTGAACTTGGGTTCAATTAATAAACTTAAttcctaatcaatttaatatttaaatatgaaaCCATGAGaacaatatcaatttaaaaagctttccaaagtaaaaaaactaagaataaaaaaaaaatagatattaaatttgataggaaaaaaaaattcaaagatgattaaatttttttaaaaaaaaacaatttaacattttttttgtttaagttatttaattttttccccaaggtatttaagttatttaaggtttttctaaaaaaaactaaaaagactaATCTACcccaaaacaatttgaaaataacattGAAATCATAATGGTAAAACAACCATCTCACCCTCAAATCCTAGCTGGATGTTTTTTTAGCTAGGGGCATATTtgtaaaaaacattattctaaTGAATAATGTTCATTAGCACGCATTGTGTTGCAGGTCGGATAAAAGGTATTTTTAACATAAGCAAATATATAGGCActgctaatgtttttttatagtacAAGTTTTTTCTAAACTGAGTGAGAATTGACCCGATATGACCTGATCAACTTAATAGGTCCAAAGACAATCTGGATGaccgataaaaatatattgactcaatataaatatctaagatgatattatttttataaatatgaagacgataatatattagatcaatCTGGGTTAATCTGTCAATGTACATGCTTGgtcataaattataataactctatagaaaataaatcataataaattaaaatggtctaatttccaataaatacaatgtttaaggatgtaattgaaaaaaatacaatgaataaaatggCCATGAAAATCACctgagtcaactcgggttaatttgtcaaactcGCATCCTGAGTCATGAGACTAGGAAAACCTAATAGggagcaaaataaaataaattataaaactcaattttcaatcacttcaatgttgaaagatgaaactaaaaataaaatcaagtaagcaaaggataaaaaaaacaactcgagtTACCCTGAGTTAATCTAATAAGCTCGTGACCTGAGTCACAAGATGgggataactttatagaaagaaaactgaaacaaatcacaaagtttaattctcaatcaacctaatattgaaagataaaattgagaaaaaaaatcaattagaaaagggagaaaaaactcaagtcaattgagttaacttgttaaacttgtAGTCTAGGTTATTAGACTGGGATAACTttgtaaaaagtaaataaaaaaaatatgaagtccaataatgttaaatgatggaattaaaataaaaaaaaatagtttgttaaataaaaaaacaaaggaaggaaaaaaaaaaacattattacatTGAATAGTGTTTTATGAGGAGAGTTAGTACAACCTCTAACCAAGCCAATGTTGAAGAGtggaattgagaaaaaaatcaatttggaaaagaaaaaaaaaataaagtcaatcgaattaacatgttaaacttaTGGTCTAAGTTATGTTATTGGGATaagtttataaaaagtaaataaaaaaaatattgaagcgTAATCACTaataaatccaatgttgaatgatggaattaaaattgaaaacaaaacatatatatatatatatatatatatatatatatatatatatatataagccaaagaaagaggaaaaaaacattattatagcAAATACTATTTTGTGAGTAGAAGTATAGTAAAAttcccttctcttttattttatttttaatttaaacttaaatgtaaatataaattataatgatgTTGTGTCATTTGTGGACACCTTTCTATTTCAACAATCAactagtttcttttattttttttatttttcaattcaatcctcAATAATTGAGAAGTCCATAGAACTAGTGGGACTCATCCAACCCACTTTTTATCTTTGAAATCTTGGGAAATGCAAAGAAAATACATGTCCTTTGTAAACCTATTCTAGATAATTTATAGCTCTTGACCACTTTAATTAGActatttttagtaaaataataataaaaaaattactattaacTTTTTCAGGTTTGTATCAGGTTTAATTGTTTCAATTcaatcattaaattttgtttaatttaattaaagatcAAGCTCAAATAAAGCTTAGAAACCAAATTTCAAAATCATCTTGAGTCATTTGTATAAGTGTTCTTATGTGACAAATAAAAGGCCATATGTATAGTTGTCATAAATTCTGTTTTATTTAGTGTATGTTTAGTATTGtggtgtaaaatattttttataagtgtttttcttgaaaatgcattaaaataatttgttttaaaaatattttatttcatatttgatAGTAgtatatcaaatcaataaaaaaaacattgctttattattattatttttttgtactaaaacacactttcaaaacatatttaaaaacaaaaactatggtACTTTTAAATactcaaattaatgttttatcaattacaatttcatttaaGTGCATTGCTCTCTCTATATATCGAGCCTCCAGCAAGTAGAGGCAATTACAGCACAAGATTACATGACAACATTCCATAATATTTTCAACAattaatgaaaagtaaaaaatctgACATGCAAGGAttagagaaaagaagaggaagaaggctAAGGTTTAGCAAACGTTAACCCAAACAGCATTACTAGGAATGCCAGCATGGACAACGAACAGCATATAATATCCAGGTGGGGCCACATTAACGTTAATTGGTCCAATCACATTAGCCTTATAAGCAAACATGGATAACTGGACCACACTCAGCACGTTCAGGACCACCATCCTCTGGTTCATGCCAAACGAGTGTGTGGTAAAAGACGGTGCAATAACGGTGACGGAGACCCCCAAATCCAGACGGTAGGAGGAGCACACGAAGGTAACGGAGAATATCTCTCCATACGACACCGCTCTGCCGGACAACTCCACTGTCAAAATTGAAGGTCTTAGATACGAGTACTGTGGGTCCAGGTAATGTAGGTAAAAAGCTTCCAAACTCAGCTCAGTTGGGTAGGGTTTCCCTGTCATATTATACCCCTGGTGCGGATTGCTACCTCCCACTAATATCCTGCCATCTGGCAAGAGCGCAGCTGTGGAGTGGTACAGCCTGGGAATCTTGGAGGAGCTAAGCACAACGAATCTTCGGGTCGGATCTTCATCTGGTTGGTAAAGAACCGGGTTATAAACTGGATTCATGGCGTCATTCCACCCAGCGCTTCCATTGGTTGCGCCGTTGATGATAATCAAGTCTCCGGTGGGTAACAGTAACATATCGTTCATGATCCGAGGAATGGGCATTAGCTCCATGACCCATTCCGGTTTCGGGTCCGTCACCTTTAACCTGCCACAAGTTGTTGATGCTTGCTCGTAAATGTGGAGATAATTGGACTTGATATAGGCACCTTTCTGTGCCCCACCGCAAATCATGACCTCTGCTTCAGGTTGGTCAGTCACATTGGTGATTCCGGTTAACCGGAGAGGAAGCAAAACAGAAGAGCCAGTGCAAGGGTAGTTTCTTCTGTCACCAACAGGCATTACCGGATACTCCTTGATCACCTTATTACGTTTGTAGTCAAGCGAGATGGATCGGTTGTTAGCAAAAATGAAAAGATTGCCATCAGGCAAGAGGTGCAAGAAAGGATAAAGATTGATCTCTTCTTGACGGTCTCTGGTGTGTATTAAGAAAGGCAATGTGAAATTGTCTCTTTCTTGAGGGTTCTTGGGATAAAACTCGTAAGTGAAAGCCCTTCTTCCACCAACAATAATTATGCGACCATCAGGGAGTAATTGGTTACTGGCATACCATCTCCGGTTCCAAAGAACCTGGTTTGTCAGCTCCACCCAATCGCAAGAATCGTCATCGCAGGGGGTGAAAGAGCGTATTACGGCCTCGCCTGCTTTGTAACCGCCGGTTTGGATGAGATTGCCGGAGGAATCGAGGGAGCCAGAAGAGCACCAAGTGTCAGTTTGGACCATGAGAGGGCGGAAGGTGTTGGAAGCGATGTCATAAAGAACGGCGTGAGCAGTGCAATCTTTAGGCTTAACCACTTCGTCTTTGTACCGGCACTCGCCGTCTGGAAGAGAGAGATTGGAGCGGCCAAAGTCTGTGCGATCAAACATGATGACCTTGTTGTTTCTAAGGACTTGCATGTGCATGGCTGAGATGCCTATGCTTTCTTGGAGAACCACCCAGTTGCCCCCTGTTATGGTGGACAAATACGATCCAGCATGGGCAATTTCTGGTGAAAAGCTCATGAATATATAGAAAACGtagaggaagatgaagaaaggATGGTTCTTGATTGCCAttaataattgttgttttttgagATAGGCAAATGAGAGGGAGGTTTCTTGGTTTATATAGTTTGTGTATCGATAGGAGGGAGAGGCCAGTCtaagaaatatttttccttttcttttctaattaaaagGGTTTAATTAGGGCTTCTGTTACCATTTCTATTCTCTCCGGGAGCAAAGAACGTGTGCAAAATCAGGAGAAAGGTTATGTTGGTGTAGAtggattaataaataaataaaatcatgcattattaatttgattttgcatGTTTGTTCATGAAAACGTATAAATTAGGGATCGTTAAAAGGTCAAGTTTGAGATTGTAGGTTATTTCATATATCTTAATCTCACTCAGTACGACACTTAAGTTAAATAACGGTACTTAGTATAAATccattctatatttttattaaatcttaaaatcttatgacttgattttttttatctaatttgagtttaaaattaaaattatgtaaaaatgaATGTGATATAATCTAATCGACTTAACGTGTTCAAAAACAATCTAATcgatagataaaataaaatttaagagtgaaattaaataaatataatgaaattgacaaaaaaaatcttttaatccaatttttttatagcTTAGGTGATGCAATCCTAGCTTTAATACCAAGAGATCCATTGAGTTTAGCCACGAGACTTAGAGTAAAAAGATTCAAGAAGGCAATTAATGGACTTCAAGGTATATGAGCTAAGATGGATTTCAAGaggatatcaaaaaataaagaacaaaccttgattaatttgatttatattcaaGAAggaatattacaaaaaaattaaaataaaaagattcaaatctGTTAGTTTTGACCTTACACCATTATTTTAGCCATAACTAAAGCTATATAATGAATTTTGATGCGATTCTAATTGCATTGGAAAATAGACATCCATATATTTTTAGTGATATATGGTAGACCTTTTAATTCATTATATAACttacacgatcaaaagattaatATCTTATTCCAAGTGCAtaagtgttgaagtaataaataactctgctagactggggtcgaaccatagagaggtgaactatataaattacaaataatatatatatataataaaaacaaagagttTGAGAGAATTTTATAGGAtgttaatgtaaggattaaacaatgataaaataattgtcaaggttaaatatctactaatagtattagaaataagtatagtataaactctttttattaattaactggaaaccacacataaaggaggttctaatcggatgatttatccttaatagttcattataattttttaacatgatcatattatattattttagtaataccatacttttaaatattgtcaggaattcattatgctaacttatgttaacaacaaatcaagttcctttcagaGCATAggtataggttataccatatggttggttatgaaagtaccaagcatttgttgtaccaagtgttatacaatacaaatctatattaacaatttaacaagcaaggtattaagaattaataagataaaaagataagacatgttaataacaaactttcttggatatgaacattgaagtccatgttgagtttatattatacatatcctaacaccattagtgaaaccttttcaccttgacataatgaacttagctaaacataatg is part of the Populus alba chromosome 10, ASM523922v2, whole genome shotgun sequence genome and encodes:
- the LOC118029817 gene encoding aldehyde oxidase GLOX; its protein translation is MSFSPEIAHAGSYLSTITGGNWVVLQESIGISAMHMQVLRNNKVIMFDRTDFGRSNLSLPDGECRYKDEVVKPKDCTAHAVLYDIASNTFRPLMVQTDTWCSSGSLDSSGNLIQTGGYKAGEAVIRSFTPCDDDSCDWVELTNQVLWNRRWYASNQLLPDGRIIIVGGRRAFTYEFYPKNPQERDNFTLPFLIHTRDRQEEINLYPFLHLLPDGNLFIFANNRSISLDYKRNKVIKEYPVMPVGDRRNYPCTGSSVLLPLRLTGITNVTDQPEAEVMICGGAQKGAYIKSNYLHIYEQASTTCGRLKVTDPKPEWVMELMPIPRIMNDMLLLPTGDLIIINGATNGSAGWNDAMNPVYNPVLYQPDEDPTRRFVVLSSSKIPRLYHSTAALLPDGRILVGGSNPHQGYNMTGKPYPTELSLEAFYLHYLDPQYSYLRPSILTVELSGRAVSYGEIFSVTFVCSSYRLDLGVSVTVIAPSFTTHSFGMNQRMVVLNVLSVVQLSMFAYKANVIGPINVNVAPPGYYMLFVVHAGIPSNAVWVNVC